In Zingiber officinale cultivar Zhangliang chromosome 8B, Zo_v1.1, whole genome shotgun sequence, a single genomic region encodes these proteins:
- the LOC122015857 gene encoding trihelix transcription factor GTL1-like, with the protein MQSGGGYGGVSEIQQFMVDNSSLFAISSSSASAATPTADAALAHHPFKYQPQQPTQMPPLFSHFQSIPTTQQLLHQPPPPPPHHHHQYFHLFHPPPSPPPPQPTQQQYLPETRRFIPAHHLGGVAMDRDSCPDNSAAGAGAPPFLASAMSFKLAVDGGSCERIDDDGGMLRGDDVSESRLHHWQREDDSGIEELPWRPLDIDYIDRNNKSRKDEEAEAGSSSNFSKKSKEMVDSERGEVAGGSNYKIFSELEAIYKPGGSANVGQTGSGSALTGEDMIHPVLHAAAVAPPQDAAVGGVSETSAGEEPTERVKSSPSKERSRKRRKRRLRHLRAMAAFFERLVKQLMDHQEGLHRKFLELMEQREQELAGHEQAWRKQNAANSSREAAARAHERALSTSREAAIVSFIEKMTGKHLHLPSIPPQLSTAEELHKVQKPNHDAFNNAGGGREDQATPRTLNTRRWPKAEVQALIGVRSGLECRFHEPGLKGPLWEEVSSAMAAMGYRRNAKRCKEKWENINKYFRKVKEKGRKPPEQSKTCPYFDQLDQLYSKTKNPPSAHLNSPPLNPNTIPTVTPAVGESSRLTPGEEDDEEQRSEEEEEEEEEEEVEESNGKPMQW; encoded by the exons atgcaatccGGCGGTGGCTATGGAGGAGTCTCCGAGATCCAGCAATTCATGGTCGACAACTCCTCCCTCTTCGccatctcctcctcctccgcctctgCTGCGACTCCCACCGCCGACGCCGCCCTCGCGCACCACCCTTTCAAGTACCAACCGCAGCAACCGACGCAGATGCCGCCGCTCTTCTCCCACTTCCAGTCCATCCCAACCACCCAACAGCTCCTCCACCAGCccccgcctcctcctcctcaccaCCACCACCAGTACTTCCACCTCTTCCATCCACCTCCTTCTCCTCCCCCGCCACAGCCCACTCAGCAGCAGTACCTCCCTGAGACACGGAGGTTCATCCCGGCGCACCACCTCGGTGGCGTGGCCATGGATCGAGACTCCTGCCCTGACAACTCGGCCGCCGGCGCCGGCGCTCCGCCCTTCCTCGCCTCCGCGATGAGCTTTAAGCTCGCCGTCGACGGCGGAAGCTGCGAGAGAATTGACGACGACGGCGGCATGTTACGAGGCGACGATGTATCGGAGAGCCGCCTGCATCACTGGCAGAGAGAGGACGACTCCGGCATTGAAGAACTTCCTTG GAGGCCGCTCGACATCGACTACATCGACAGGAACAACAAGAGCCGCAAGGATGAGGAAGCGGAGGCCGGAAGCAGCAGCAATTTCTCCAAGAAGAGCAAAGAGATGGTGGATTCCGAGCGGGGAGAGGTCGCCGGCGGCAGCAATTACAAGATCTTCAGTGAACTGGAGGCCATCTACAAGCCCGGCGGCAGTGCGAACGTCGGCCAAACTGGTTCCGGCTCTGCCCTAACCGGCGAGGACATGATCCACCCTGTCTTACATGCCGCGGCCGTCGCGCCGCCGCAGGACGCTGCCGTCGGTGGAGTGTCGGAGACGTCAGCCGGAGAGGAACCAACCGAAAGGGTGAAGTCTTCGCCCTCCAAGGAGCGGAGCAGGAAGAGGAGGAAGCGGCGGCTTCGGCATCTGAGAGCGATGGCGGCCTTCTTCGAGCGCCTGGTGAAGCAGCTGATGGACCACCAAGAGGGCCTCCACCGGAAGTTCCTGGAGTTGATGGAGCAGCGGGAGCAGGAGCTCGCCGGCCACGAGCAAGCCTGGCGGAAGCAAAACGCCGCCAACTCCAGCCGTGAGGCGGCGGCGCGAGCCCACGAGCGTGCCCTCTCCACCTCCCGCGAGGCCGCCATCGTCTCCTTCATCGAGAAGATGACCGGCAAGCACCTCCACCTCCCATCCATTCCCCCCCAACTCTCCACCGCAGAGGAATTGCACAAAGTCCAAAAGCCAAATCATGATGCTTTCAACAATGCCGGCGGCGGCAGGGAAGACCAAGCGACGCCGCGGACGCTGAACACGCGCCGATGGCCGAAGGCGGAGGTGCAGGCATTGATCGGAGTGCGGTCGGGGCTGGAGTGCCGGTTCCATGAGCCAGGGCTGAAGGGCCCCCTGTGGGAGGAGGTAAGCTCAGCCATGGCGGCGATGGGCTACCGCCGGAACGCAAAGCGGTGCAAGGAGAAGTGGGAAAACATCAACAAGTATTTCCGGAAGGTGAAGGAGAAGGGGAGGAAGCCGCCAGAGCAGTCCAAAACCTGCCCTTACTTCGACCAGCTCGACCAGCTCTACTCCAAGACCAAGAATCCTCCGTCAGCTCACTTGAATTCTCCGCCCCTCAATCCGAATACGATTCCCACTGTAACCCCAGCGGTCGGCGAGAGTAGTCGGTTGACTCCCGGCGAGGAGGATGACGAGGAGCAgcgaagtgaagaagaagaagaagaggaggaggaggaagaagtagaagaGAGCAACGGAAAGCCAATGCAATGGTAa
- the LOC122017488 gene encoding RGS1-HXK1-interacting protein 1-like isoform X2 yields the protein MAAIADSSNGSSLSWAFLAYSETLDVAKDKIQVARDHYAATEEMAVAKIKEGIIEAATHPAMSCGIAAGLGLVLLKRPRRYLIRNTRRIFVSEESLLSSAEAKVKELQQSVNMVTNESKKLEDRATRALDEIKRGQRTLMEEGRQIQMQLNATNPVEKELMSLKDSLIELPKADASRYRSEVSAISSQIKQERKSLHGALSRIIDHGIPL from the exons ATGGCGGCGATCGCCGACTCCAGCAAT GGCTCGTCCCTGTCATGGGCTTTCTTGGCCTACTCGGAAACCCTCGACGTAGCCAAA GACAAGATTCAAGTGGCGAGAGATCATTATGCTGCTACCGAAGAAATGGCAGTGGCGAAGATCAAAG AGGGTATCATTGAGGCTGCAACTCATCCGGCCATGTCTTGCGGAATTGCTGCAGGCTTGGGGCTTGTCCTACTCAAAA GACCTAGACGATATCTGATCCGCAACACTAGGCGTATCTTCGTGAGTGAAGAG TCTTTGCTATCTAGTGCTGAGGCGAAAGTTAAGGAGTTGCAACAATCCGTGAACATGGTTACAAATGAAAGCAAGAAGTTGGAG GATAGAGCTACACGAGCGCTAGACGAAATCAAAAGAGGGCAGAGAACGCTTAT GGAAGAAGGACGACAAATCCAGATGCAATTAAATGCTACAAATCCTGTTGAAAAAGAACTTATGT CCCTGAAAGACAGCCTAATTGAACTTCCAAAGGCAGATGCTTCTCGATACCGTTCCGAG GTTTCTGCCATTTCTTCTCAAATCAAGCAAGAACGGAAATCTCTGCATGGTGCCCTCTCAAGGATCATCGATCATGGAATTCCTTTGTGA
- the LOC122017488 gene encoding RGS1-HXK1-interacting protein 1-like isoform X1 yields MAAIADSSNGSHDGSAARVENKGADGSSPAAPWIEHALRGAEDLKQAVTAAAETAFQVAGSSADEITKTVTSSAVSAMQSAGSSLSWAFLAYSETLDVAKDKIQVARDHYAATEEMAVAKIKEGIIEAATHPAMSCGIAAGLGLVLLKRPRRYLIRNTRRIFVSEESLLSSAEAKVKELQQSVNMVTNESKKLEDRATRALDEIKRGQRTLMEEGRQIQMQLNATNPVEKELMSLKDSLIELPKADASRYRSEVSAISSQIKQERKSLHGALSRIIDHGIPL; encoded by the exons ATGGCGGCGATCGCCGACTCCAGCAATGGCTCCCACGACGGGTCGGCCGCGCGCGTGGAGAACAAGGGCGCGGATGGTTCCAGCCCCGCGGCACCGTGGATCGAGCACGCCCTCCGTGGAGCCGAGGATCTCAAGCAAGCAGTCACCGCCGCCGCCGAGACCGCCTTCCAGGTCGCCGGATCCTCCGCCGATGAGATCACCAAAACCGTCACCTCGTCCGCAGTCTCCGCCATGCAGTCGGCCGGCTCGTCCCTGTCATGGGCTTTCTTGGCCTACTCGGAAACCCTCGACGTAGCCAAA GACAAGATTCAAGTGGCGAGAGATCATTATGCTGCTACCGAAGAAATGGCAGTGGCGAAGATCAAAG AGGGTATCATTGAGGCTGCAACTCATCCGGCCATGTCTTGCGGAATTGCTGCAGGCTTGGGGCTTGTCCTACTCAAAA GACCTAGACGATATCTGATCCGCAACACTAGGCGTATCTTCGTGAGTGAAGAG TCTTTGCTATCTAGTGCTGAGGCGAAAGTTAAGGAGTTGCAACAATCCGTGAACATGGTTACAAATGAAAGCAAGAAGTTGGAG GATAGAGCTACACGAGCGCTAGACGAAATCAAAAGAGGGCAGAGAACGCTTAT GGAAGAAGGACGACAAATCCAGATGCAATTAAATGCTACAAATCCTGTTGAAAAAGAACTTATGT CCCTGAAAGACAGCCTAATTGAACTTCCAAAGGCAGATGCTTCTCGATACCGTTCCGAG GTTTCTGCCATTTCTTCTCAAATCAAGCAAGAACGGAAATCTCTGCATGGTGCCCTCTCAAGGATCATCGATCATGGAATTCCTTTGTGA
- the LOC122017287 gene encoding uncharacterized protein LOC122017287: MMLRRRTASLAPFLSNLNRSTTSSPSFSRIVISPRLSSSAFASFSTEQAAGVGNSAGTRKKRSLGRQLCQVGLISLAGGFFLSGINDIAIFHGCSSKAIEKASQNQQIVESLGLPIVRGPWYDASFAVGYRRQSVSSTFPVSGPHGTGIFELKALRRGEDTTFSFLKHRDWDILILEALLHVPSNNEKQQTIRVSVTGDCSSIDATSECIQCKLPESPATPEK, encoded by the exons ATGATGCTACGCCGGAGGACTGCGTCTCTCGCTCCCTTCCTCTCCAATCTCAACAGATCGACTACCTCCTCTCCCTCCTTTTCGAGAATCGTCATCTCGCCTCGCCT ttcttcctcggccttcgctTCCTTTTCTACGGAACAGGCGGCGGGCGTCGGCAACAGTGCAGGGACTAGAAAAAAGAGGTCTCTGGGGCGGCAGCTGTGCCAGGTTGGGTTGATTAGCCTTGCGGGTGGGTTTTTTCTCAGTGGCATCAACGATATAGCTATCTTCCATGGATGCAGCAG TAAAGCAATTGAAAAAGCTAGCCAGAATCAACAGATAGTGGAGTCGCTAGGGCTGCCAATTGTAAGGGGTCCATGGTATGATGCTTCTTTTGCAGTAGGTTATAGGCGACAGTCAGTGTCTTCCACATTTCCTGTTTCTGGACCGCATGGAACtggcatttttgagttgaaggCACTTCGTCGTGGAG AGGACACAACCTTCTCATTCTTAAAGCACCGTGACTGGGATATACTGATCCTGGAGGCTCTCCTTCATGTTCCTTCCAACAACGAGAAGCAGCAGACAATACGAGTAAGTGTCACAGGCGATTGCTCGTCAATCGATGCGACATCTGAGTGTATTCAGTGCAAACTCCCAGAGTCTCCTGCTACACCAGAGAAGTGA